The DNA segment GCGAGCGATCGCCAAGGTTGAACCTGTCACAATTGCTGGCAAGGCAGCTGGCAATACAACTTGTGCCACTGTTTGAAATTTAGTTGCACCTAAACCTACAGAGGCCTGTCGCAAATCTTTTGATACTAACTGCAAAGCTTCATCTGTAGTTTTTACAATAATTGGCAACATCAAGATTGCCAGTGCGAACCCTCCACCGAGTGCAGAGTAGGAACCTAGATTAAGCTTAACTAGTGTCAAGACTACAATACCATAGGCAAATACCCCAGCAATGATAGAAGGTACACCACTGAGAACATTAGTAGCAAACCTTACCCATCTAGCCAATGAGCCAGTGCTAAACTCTGTTAAATAAATTGCTGCCATCACACCAAATGGGATACTGATTGCCGCACCGATACCCACCATCAGCAGTGTCCCCAAGATAGCGTTACCAAATCCTCCCCCTGGTCTCATAGGTGCAGGTGGCAACTCAGTAAATACACTTAAGCTTAAACTACTAAAGCCTCTAATTAGGACATAAGACAATACCGCGATTAAGGGTAAAATTGCCAATGCGCCACAAATAAAGGCAACAACAGTCATCGCTGTATTAAACAGCGTCCGGGGAGACTGGGAATTACGATTTAAACTCCTTTCAACAAAACCAGATTCCATAATCCAACTCACAGCTAGGCTACATTCTCTTGACGCGCAAAACTATCAGTTCTGCCAAAATATTCACTATTAGAGTTAAGCCGAATAGAACTAAGGCAGCGTACATTAAAGCAGCAATTTGCAGACCACCAGCTTCTGAAAATTGATTTGCCAGCAAGGAAGAAATTGTATTGGCTGGTGCAAAAATCGAGATATTGACATTGTTGGCATTGCCAATCAACATCGTCACAGCCATCGTCTCTCCCATTGCTCGACCAAGTGCCAGCATGATGGCACTAACTATGCCAGAAAAAGCAGCTGGAATGATAATCTGAAAGATAGTTTCCCAGCGAGTTGCACCCAACCCTATAGATGCTTGGCGTAAACTAGGTGGTACAGCAATCAAAGCATCACGAGATATAGCTGTGATGAT comes from the Nostoc sp. PCC 7120 = FACHB-418 genome and includes:
- the pstA gene encoding phosphate ABC transporter permease PstA, coding for MESGFVERSLNRNSQSPRTLFNTAMTVVAFICGALAILPLIAVLSYVLIRGFSSLSLSVFTELPPAPMRPGGGFGNAILGTLLMVGIGAAISIPFGVMAAIYLTEFSTGSLARWVRFATNVLSGVPSIIAGVFAYGIVVLTLVKLNLGSYSALGGGFALAILMLPIIVKTTDEALQLVSKDLRQASVGLGATKFQTVAQVVLPAALPAIVTGSTLAIARAAGETAPLLFTALFSPFWPDSLFRPTASLAVLVFNFAISPFQNWQSLAWAASLILVLMVLITSIIARWVTRQKA